The segment GTCGAGCGTGCCGGAGAGCCGGGCCAGCCGACGCGGGACCGGTGCGTCGACCCAGGTCGCCGACGCGAACCCGGTGGCGTCGAGGTCGACCAGCCACGAACCCTTGGCCTGGTCGGCCTCGGAGAAGGAGTAGGCCAGCGGGGAGCCGGAGTAGCGCAGCCGCTCGTCGAGCACGTGGGGGCCGTGGAGGTGGCCGAGGGCGGTGTAGTCGATGTCGTCGAACAGGCTGGTCGCGACCCGGGACACGCCGCCGACACTGATGTCGCGCTCGGACTCCGAGGGTGTCGCGCCGGCGACGAAGGCGTGCGCCAGGACCACGCTGCGAGTGGAGTCGTGGCGCGCGGCGAGGTCGGTCCGGACCCGCGTCATCGCCTCGGACAGCGCAGCCTCGTGGCTGCGGCGGCCGAGCGCCCACGGCTCGAGCAGCGCCGAGGGGTCGAGGTAGGGGATCGCGTGGATCGCCACGTCCCCGTGCTGGTCGGCCAGCACGACGGGGGTGCCGACCGAGGACGCGTCGGTGCGGACGAAGACGCCTGCTGCGTCCATCAGGCGCGAGCCGAACCCGAGCCGCCGCGCGCTGTCGTGGTTGCCGCTGCTCACCACGACGCGCGCACGGGAGGCGGCCAGCCGGGCGAACGCCTCGTCGGCCAGGGCGACCGCGTCGACGTGGGGGAGGGCACGGTCGTAGACGTCTCCCGAGACGACGACCACGTCGACGTCCTCCTCGGCGACGACCTCGAGGAGGTGGTCGACGAACGCACCCTGGTGGCCCAGCAGGTCCTCCCGGTGGAAGGACCTCCCCAGGTGCCAGTCGGAGGTGTGGAGGATGCGCACGGGACGACCGTAGATCGCGGCACCGACAGGGCCGTCCCACCACGCCGCGCCGGGTCAGGTGAGGTCAGTAGCGCACCGTGCGCCCTGCGGACGTGAAGCCCCACAGGTCGATGTCGCCCTCGGCGGCC is part of the Nocardioides cavernae genome and harbors:
- a CDS encoding exonuclease SbcCD subunit D, translated to MRILHTSDWHLGRSFHREDLLGHQGAFVDHLLEVVAEEDVDVVVVSGDVYDRALPHVDAVALADEAFARLAASRARVVVSSGNHDSARRLGFGSRLMDAAGVFVRTDASSVGTPVVLADQHGDVAIHAIPYLDPSALLEPWALGRRSHEAALSEAMTRVRTDLAARHDSTRSVVLAHAFVAGATPSESERDISVGGVSRVATSLFDDIDYTALGHLHGPHVLDERLRYSGSPLAYSFSEADQAKGSWLVDLDATGFASATWVDAPVPRRLARLSGTLDQLLADPSLTTHEDDWVQVTLTDARRPLRAMELLRRRFPHTLVLQFPTPTVDARTPPRPAPGTSDHAISLDFVRHVRGSDATSGEAALLREAIDACCHDPDQDVLIGAPLASAPRTAGGAS